From a region of the Chroicocephalus ridibundus chromosome 8, bChrRid1.1, whole genome shotgun sequence genome:
- the BHLHA15 gene encoding class A basic helix-loop-helix protein 15, translated as MKTKTKGKKQRHTADKDAFSEESAMRKKELVKRLRHKERRGGSKESSKVAPARGKHPWSSKDRHLRRLESNERERQRMHKLNNAFQALREVIPHVRAENKLSKIETLTLAKNYIKSLTSIILNMSNGHFPSAEGMGGAWGPKLYQHYQQQHGDDEHEEHLQKYST; from the coding sequence ATGAAGACTAAAACcaaagggaagaagcagaggcATACTGCAGacaaagatgcattttctgaGGAGTCGGCgatgagaaaaaaagagctggtgAAACGATTGCGAcacaaggagaggagagggggaagcaaGGAGAGCAGCAAGGTCGCTCCAGCCAGAGGCAAGCATCCTTGGAGCAGTAAGGACAGGCATTTGAGGAGACTGGAAAGCAACGAGCGGGAGAGGCAGAGAATGCACAAGCTCAACAACGCGTTCCAGGCTCTGCGGGAGGTGATCCCTCATGTGAGAGCTGAGAATAAACTTTCCAAAATAGAGACTCTCACACTGgccaaaaattacattaaatcctTGACCTCCATTATACTCAATATGTCCAACGGACACTTTCCATCAGCAGAAGGGATGGGGGGAGCCTGGGGGCCCAAATTGTACCAGCATTATCAACAGCAACATGGGGATGATGAGCATGAGGAACATCTACAGAAATACTCCACGTAG